A genomic stretch from Chitinophaga agri includes:
- the hxsB gene encoding His-Xaa-Ser system radical SAM maturase HxsB has translation METVFLQERQTRKFKDSHHYTADTGYTLLPFRFHRLPDEREILVNEIGDYMVLPAGTCARIIERRIDSTQPEDKVLYEDLVAGFFITEQPVPDLLEVIATRYRTKKSFLDHFTSLHIFVISLRCEHTCHYCQVSRVTSDRNKYDMSRAHIDAGIDMMMQSPGRNLTMEFQGGEALLAFDNIVYAVEKAKLAAVKHGKQLTYVICTNLAPLTDEMLAYCKENSILISTSLDGPAFIHDKNRHKPNASSYQLAVDGIRRCREVLGEDNVSALTTNTRRSLDYPVEIVDEYVALGFRNIFLRPISPYGFATMSANRNRYETGRFLEFYKTALDKIIEHNLNGYFIREDYAAIILKKLLTPFPVGYVDLQSPAGLINSVIVFNYDGAIYASDESRMLAEMKDFTFRLGILGETSYREVFYGEKTQALTDVMVNESLPGCSACAFQGYCGADPVFNYATQGDMYGYRPDNSFCQRNMQIIEHLITLMEQDKRIEKVFRSWITGKS, from the coding sequence ATGGAAACAGTGTTCCTGCAGGAACGGCAGACCCGAAAATTCAAAGACAGCCATCACTATACTGCTGATACCGGCTATACATTATTACCATTCCGCTTTCACCGGCTGCCGGATGAAAGAGAGATCCTTGTCAATGAGATCGGCGATTACATGGTGCTGCCTGCCGGCACATGTGCACGCATTATTGAACGGAGAATAGACAGCACGCAGCCGGAAGATAAGGTACTGTATGAAGATCTCGTTGCCGGGTTCTTTATTACTGAACAGCCGGTCCCTGATCTGCTGGAAGTGATCGCTACCCGCTACAGGACTAAGAAATCCTTTCTCGACCATTTTACCTCACTGCATATTTTTGTTATCAGTCTGAGATGTGAACATACCTGTCATTATTGCCAGGTATCGCGGGTAACCAGTGACAGGAATAAATATGACATGAGCCGCGCTCATATTGATGCAGGGATAGACATGATGATGCAGTCTCCAGGCCGGAATCTGACAATGGAGTTTCAGGGTGGGGAAGCGCTGCTGGCATTCGATAATATTGTATATGCTGTTGAAAAAGCCAAACTAGCTGCGGTAAAGCATGGGAAGCAGCTGACCTATGTGATCTGTACCAACCTGGCACCGCTCACAGATGAGATGCTGGCCTATTGTAAGGAAAACAGTATACTGATCTCAACGTCCCTGGATGGTCCCGCTTTCATTCATGATAAGAACAGGCATAAGCCCAATGCCAGTAGTTATCAGCTGGCCGTTGATGGTATCCGCAGATGCAGGGAAGTGTTGGGAGAAGATAACGTATCGGCACTGACCACCAATACAAGACGCTCCCTCGACTATCCTGTGGAGATCGTAGACGAATATGTGGCTTTGGGATTCCGTAATATCTTTCTTCGTCCGATAAGCCCCTATGGCTTTGCCACAATGAGTGCTAACCGGAACAGGTATGAGACAGGCCGCTTCCTGGAGTTTTATAAAACAGCGTTGGATAAAATTATTGAACATAATCTGAACGGATACTTTATCCGGGAAGATTATGCTGCGATCATACTGAAGAAACTACTAACGCCATTCCCTGTGGGATATGTTGATCTGCAATCGCCCGCCGGGTTAATCAACAGCGTGATCGTATTCAACTATGACGGTGCAATATATGCATCTGACGAATCCAGGATGCTGGCCGAAATGAAAGACTTTACTTTCAGACTGGGCATATTGGGAGAGACTTCTTACAGGGAGGTCTTTTACGGAGAGAAAACACAGGCACTGACAGATGTCATGGTGAACGAGTCCCTCCCGGGATGTTCAGCATGCGCCTTTCAGGGCTATTGCGGGGCAGATCCTGTCTTCAACTATGCCACACAGGGCGATATGTACGGCTACAGGCCGGACAATTCATTCTGTCAGCGGAATATGCAGATCATCGAACATCTCATCACCTTGATGGAACAGGATAAAAGGATTGAAAAAGTATTTAGAAGCTGGATAACAGGTAAAAGCTGA